A window of Saccharomyces paradoxus chromosome XIII, complete sequence genomic DNA:
TTAGGCGTTCCCATGTTGCTCGGGTCACTACCTATGCAAGTATCACAGTGCGTCTCCCTTTCGTACAATTCTAAGTGAGAAAGGTTTTCTAGGCAAATAGGGCATTGGATAACTTCTGTAGAGATTTCAACATTTATTTGCTCCTTCAATTCGGTTACTATTCGATCTTCTATCCGTTCTTCGGTCCTACTTTCTAACCCTTTCACTTCATTATCATGTAAGCTAACCAGATCTTCCTCGTCTGTGTCTATAATTATTTCAACCTTTCCAGCGTTATCAAGGCAAACGCTTTTATGGTCGTTGTCATCAATTATTACTGGTTCTATGTTCTTATTAGACGTTGGAAGATCGAACCTTGAAAGCGAATACGAACTGGAACGGACAGGCAAGTTCGAAGAAGTGGGAATGTTAAACTCTGTCAAGGTTCTTTGCCTTTTGAAGGATGCGTGTGTGCTTCTATGAAAGGTTCTCCCCTCACTCGTGCTACTAGCAATGCGACTTCGTTTCCGCTTTACCTCAGACCTTTTTAACTGCACAATAGATTTTCTTGACATAATTAACTAAGTCAAACCTGTCACTAGCGTGTATGTGCTTTAATGTAAATTTCAATACCGGGATCCCATCATGCTCATGTTGctctattattattattttttcagtccGTTTCCATGACAAAATCTAAAAATCCATTGCACTACTTCATAGAGATAATAAGAGGAAAACCCCAAGGAGTAGGTAAACAAGAATATATGGGACTGCTAAGTATTATCAGGAAACAGAAACTCAAGGACAAAGAAATTCGCTGCTTGATTCTAGGGTTAGACAATTCAGGGAAGTCAACAATAGTAAACAAATTATTGCCCGAAGATGAGCAAAGTAAAAATGGTATAATGCCCACGGTGGGTTTCCAAATACATAGTCTGATAATAAGAGATGTAACGATATCTTTATGGGACATCGGCGGACAACGGACACTAAGACCATTTTGGGATAACTATTTTGATAAGACACAGGTTATGATATGGTGTATAGATGTGAGCCTTTCAATGCGATTTGATGAAACTCTGCAAGAACTTAGGGAATTGGTTAATAGAGACGAGAATCGAATAGGATATGAGTGTGCAGTAATCATTGTGTTGAACAAGATTGATTTGGTGGAGAGCAAATCCGAACTGCATCAAAGGTATATACTGGTAGAGAGCAAGTTGAAGTGTCTATTCAAGCCGGACATCCGAATAACCCTCGTTCGGTGCAGCGGTATTACCGGAGGAGGTATTGATGACCTGCGTGACCATCTGGTGGAATCTTGCTATTTCACCCAATAAACATCGGAGGTGTAAGCACATATAGAAACTTTAAATAATGTCAGTATTTATAGTGTGATAGCGCATTACCCGCCGACTGTCCACGTTCGTGGCTTTTACTCACTCTGGATAATAATAGTACCAAGGGGTTCTGTAAGGCTTGCGGGTTACAAAGTACGGTCCATTGAAGGCCCTACAGGAGAAGGAGTGGTAGTAAGACCAGCACATTATCGCAATCGGTCGTTGCcattgttttattttcttttctcccTGGCGCATTGCATTTTgacatctttttttccccaGAATAGCCAACAACCGACATCTGATTCACACATTACAAGACAAGATCTTGGCATAGCATTACATTATCACAGGGCGACATTATCACGAAAAGGTAGAACCCACGCAGAATGAATATTCAAAGCAATAACCCTCCGAATGTCAGTAATAACATAGTGTCAAAACAGGTTTACTACGCCCATCCTCCGCCCACGATAGACCCGAATGATCCGGTGCAGATATCCTTCCCTACCACCGAGGTAGTCGGGCATGGTTCGTTTGGGGTGGTATTCGCTACTGTAATTCAAGAAACTAGTGAGAAAGTTGCTATTAAGAAAGTTCTACAGGATAAACGGTTCAAGAACAGAGAACtggaaataatgaaaatgctGAGCCACCTAAATATAATAGATCTGAAGTACTTTTTCTATGAAAGGGACTCACAAGACGAGATCTATTTAAATTTGATATTAGAATACATGCCGCAGTCTTTATACCAAAGATTACGCCATTTCGTCCATCAACGTACGCCGATGTCAAGattagaaataaaatactACATGTTTCAATTGTTCAAGTCATTGAATTATCTCCATCATTTTGCTAACGTCTGCCATAGAGATATTAAGCCGCAAAATTTATTAGTAGATCCTGAAACCTGGTCCCTAAAACTGTGCGATTTTGGTAGTGCAAAACAACTGAAACCTACTGAACCTAACGTTTCCTATATTTGTTCGCGGTATTATAGAGCGCCAGAGCTAATCTTTGGCGCAACAAATTATACCAACCAAATCGATATATGGTCTTCTGGGTGCGTAATGGCAGAACTGCTATTAGGCCAGCCAATGTTCCCTGGAGAAAGTGGTATCGATCAACTAGTGGAAATTATTAAGATCTTAGGCACTCCGTCAAAGCAAGAAATTTGCTCTATGAATCCAAACTATATGGAGCATAAATTCCCACAAATTAAACCAATACCATTGTCACGCgttttcaagaaagaagatgacCAAACCGTGGAATTTTTGAGTAACGTTTTAAAATACGACCCGTTGGAAAGGTTTAATGCTCTACAATGTTTATGCAGCCCatattttgatgaattgaaaCTGGATGATGGTAaaataaatcaaataaCCACTGATTTAAAATTGCTAGAGTTCGATGAAAATGTCGAATTGGGCCATCTATCTCCAGATGAACTATCATctgtaaaaagaaagctgCTTCCCAGGTCTAAGTAATGTTAGCACCAGAGGAAGTCCAGGCAAAAGATAAtcgaagaggaaaagaatatatatatatatatatatatatgtatgtatatgtatatatttttttagtactattattactattattattataagtATTGTTTTCCTATTACCATTATATTGTTATGTTAATattattagtattatattatcagTATTATATAAAGGAATACGAAttgtgaagaagaaagaaagaagataaggtaaTGGGGggaaatggaaagaaatttgaaactaTCTTATGCCAACTCACTTCAAACTTTTTACTATTCAAAGCTAATATGAATATTAAAAACCGTACTCCTTTGCCAGAACGGTACTTTTTTAATGACACTTTTATTTATGTCCGGGTAATGAAATCCTTAAATGGGCTGAAAAGGTTTTTAGAGTATAAAGGGGCAAGTGAAGGCCCATCATCGAACTGATGTAGTGGGTGCATTTCTAAACTTGGACGTGTTTCAGGACAAATAAGTTGACTAGTATAAACAGAATCGAGAGTACCGAACCAATCATGGGTAATGTTCCAGGGAAAATAGATCAAGAAGATAGTTTTAATGACACCAGACCGGATTCCTCATATAATACTGCATCATCTAATTCTGTCACCAAACaatatgatgaagaagctTCTTCAAGGTTGAGAACAAGACGCACGACGTCTTTGGTCAATAATATATTAAATGGGAATAATACTCGTACAAGAGCTGGTTCTAATTTATCCAGCAATAGTAGGAGAAAGACGTCACGGGAAAAGGAACTGGCTAAAGAGGCGCATGCCAAACAATTGGTTGTAAGGAGTAAGGAAACCGTAGATGGGGGGTTTTTAGCTCCATTTGGCtgttattcttttgaaaagttggaCTATGATGCTACGGTCGTTAAAAATTTAATAATCAAACGAAAGTTAGCGCCGTTTTACACTCCATTGCAAGATTTCGATGAAAGTTGGACTAGAGATGAGTTGATAAAAATTGTTGACGGATTGCCATTGCACGATACGTTCGATGAATACTTGGAAGAATTCGAAGATGTACCGATAGGCaatttaagaaaaacaaCATTTAATGAACTAATAGACAAATCCTTATCCAAAAAGGAACAGAGAAGAATGCACGCTAAGATTTTTAGAGCAAGATtatataagaaaagaattttgtGGCAGGAAAACGAAAACGAGACGtttttggagaaaaaactagagatgaaaaaaattggaagcAATTCCAACAACGTTGGCGATAATAGGAGTAACcagcaaaagaaaaattatcattTACCGAGTGACGATCTAAAGTATACTCTTTACAAAAATGGGTCTGAATGTCCTATTTGTTTTCTATATTTCCCAGGGCCTTTCAACTATTCCAAATGTTGTCAACAACCTATTTGTACTGAGTGTTTTGTACAAATTAAGAGAGCCGACCCTCATTTCCCTCATGAAGAAGTAGACCCAACCGAACCACAGACCAATGACGATGAAAAGGACCCAAACCTTCTTACTTCTGAGCCAGCAAATTGCCCCTATTGTGCAACTGCTAGCTTCAGCATCACTTATAAACCACCCACGAATCGTGAAACTGGTATAGGGGGTATGCCAGCAGACTCTTATGTATATAGGGATGGTACCATATCAAGACCTGATGGAGGTCAGTCGAGCATTTCCGTCATTACTTCGGATACTATTCGTCCTGATTGGGAAATCAAATTGAATAAAGAAAGGACAAGGTTGATGAGGAGATCTGCGAATGCCACTGCTATACATATAAGCAATAGATTAATCGACCCGAATCATAGTACAAGGAGGAATACAAGTCATAGTATAGCCCCTGTTCAAGATGAAAGTACGTCAGCTTCAAGATCGCCTGAACCGACAATAAACGAACTTGAAGACCAAATGGTGAGAGAAGCTATTAGATTAAGTCTTGAAGATCAGGACAACcgaaaaaaatcaaagaataGAAATGCCGCCTTACGACCATAGTATTACAgtttgtcattttttcacaATATTATAAAACTTTTACTTCAAATGTCTTCAGCTATGCACTGTTTTCGTTGTCTCACCGATGCTTTAACGGAGCGTCGCTAACctatcctttttttggtttcaaaCATATAATTACCTGGAAACATCgttatatatttattgcGAAAAAAGGAGACGTTATCCTGTTCATTGTGCTGTAAGCTCTTATCGCCCAAGAAaggtttatttttttgttcgtTCTTGAGAATTGAAGTCATTCCACCCCAAATATGCGCTTGAATTTTAATAGTGACCAATATAAGATTCCCATCCCGCATCCGCTACTGAAAGATGTCgttctttctttccatGCTTCCTTTTTGAGTGGAGGCATACAACAGTGGATATCAAAGAAGCGTTCGCATAAGTAATCAATTAGTTCCAAATATGCGTACAGTCTTTATAGAAGAGAGGCTGGTAAAAACTGACTTGCGCTCGGCCTCTCAAACCGAAGTAGGACTTGATTACTTTATCTATATGATTGCGGTGTTCGCAGAAAAAGCTTTATCTATTTGGCCTCCACCTTAGTAGATTTTTGAATGGtgaacttttttgaaaacttttcaGCCTTAGGCGATATCATCGATGTTTCATTAGAGAATGTTTTGGTTGGCATTCTTCCAAGCTGAAGAAATCGCAAATTGAGCTAATAGCTAGTGCTGAAGGGAAGAAACATAGAAGTCTGATGGAATAATGACTTTTGGTGCGTTCGACGAAAGCAAGTGCATTATATATAGACGTACgcataaatatatattcaaTCACATACATAAAATCTCCTTTTCTCTCCTTGATTGTTATTACTTTATCACAGCATATCTGTACATGATTAGATGACCACCACAATTGAGCATCGCAATTCAGTGATAACagaatattttgttatGAGTGATGGCTTCCCATTATACAGTGTACATAAAATTATACCAGATATAAAGACattaaaaaagatgaaacaTATTTATCAGATTCATttaatttatttcttcttttcagcTTCAGCTTCAGCCTTCTCTCTAGCTCTCTTTTCTCTGATACCTCTGAATCTCTTTTCGGATCTGGCTAATCTCAAGGTTCTGAAAGCAGATTCACCATTGTCTTGTACAGCTCTAGCTTCAACATCGGTGGCTGGTTGAGCAATTGGGAAAGTGGCAGCAGCAGACAAAACTTGTTCAGCTTCTGGGGCCTTACCGTTTCTTGGGAAAACGATAATCTTGGATTGGTATTCCTTCAATCTTTGGACGTTAGCGTCAAAGATTTCTTGGTTTCTGTTTTGACGTCTGTGGTCAACAGCAATACCAATGGTTCTGGCGTAAGCAGCAGTCAAACCAGCGGCCTTAACTTCAGCCAAGGTGAAACCTCTACCAGCTCTAACCTTTCTGTTGTACTTAACAGTTGGAGCTCTGACAACAGGTCTCAACAAATCCAATGGTCTTGGAGCAATCTTGGCGGCTCTGGCAGCTCTAGCATTACGTCTAGAAACCTTCTTACCAGCTTGGTCAAAGTGAACCTTGACACGTTCTTGCCAGTGCTTTCTGAAGTGgttcttcaaaattggTAAATTCTTGGAGATAGCTATTAAACAATAAATCAGTTAGTAAATTTGTTTCCTTTAgttaaatttttatatCTAGTTATTGATAAACGAATCTTGGATGAGAAATTTTTAATGACATCATTGGTGTATAATTTATATTGAGTTGCCACGCTGattcttttaaatatttcaaagtatCCTCTTAATACAACTGGCCTATTGATAAGCTGGTAGAAAAGGCATTTTTCCCTTCAAAGAATAACCCCTATGATCTTCATTTTGTAACGTTTCAAACAGAACGGATCTGATTATTCCATGTTTCTATTGTAAATTCTTAGCATTAACTAATAACTTTTACACAGCTGATTCAGGCATTCATTTGGTGATTCCGTGTTCGTTTTAATCGTAGCTCTTACTACTTCAGTTTAACATACCCATTGTTACTTGATTCCTGCTTTACTTGTCCGAAATTATTTGAGTAAATGTTACACTTAGTTTCAACTTCAAGTACCTCTAATTACATAGTATGCAAGAAAGTAGCTTCCCAATAGAGAATGGTGGTGGGCACCGGCTCCGAGTAGGTTGGCAATCTGACATAGCTCTGCCGCGGTTGCCCGAGGAAGGCCTCCCAAGAAGTCGAATGAGCTCGTCAGGGAATTCCTCTAGCGAGGCCAGTGGGCGAAGCTGAAGCCTACGGAAGGCTAGTCATTGTACTCGAAGGCGCTCAGTCCGAGAGgacaatatttttctttcaatattcATAAGAGTTATGGGTTTATAATGTACAGATGTTAAGGGTGAAAAACacctttaaaaaatttcacaaaaagaataaacatCGGTACATTTTTCCACCCAAACACTGTATATAATTATtcgaaaaagaatgaagctaaggttttttttaactATTGTAGGCGGCCCCGTAGGGAAGGAAGAAAGTAAAATGACGCTCAATTTCCTTTGACTTCCTTTCAGTCCAGCGGAACGGACGATTGGCAGTGTGCTGGAATTCCAAGAGTTACCGCTTAGAGCGCAAACTATCGTGAACTTGCTGCAACAACTGAGAGGGCAAGGatatacataaaaataGCCTACAAAATTGAACTCTGTTAAAGAAGCCTCATACATAAAGGTAGATAATAAAGTATACAAGAGAAGAATCCCAAGATGTCAGCTGTCCCAAGTGTTCAAGTATGTTTTCAGTTCTGCAGAATGATATTTGATAGTATAAATAATGGAATAAGATCAGGGAAAATATGAATGTGTCAGCCAGTCAAGTTCTGAATAGGCATAAATGAGTACGCACAATATATTTATTCAAAGAGAACCGTCACCACCACAAGCCGAATTGAGATATCTAATCAAGTAATGTTTTGGAGAAAGTACCTTGCCAAGATTTGCTAGATCACTAAGCTTAGTTTCGTAATCAATGCGACCATACACAGAAGGAAACAATCTGTAAATATAAGAAATCAATACAGCCAGAGCCATTGTAAGATGCCATGCGTCGTAgactaaaaaaagatacagTAAATATAAGGCGTATTTCCTTTGTCTTCTCAAGAGGCTATATAACTAAAGACgttgaaattgaaacgACGAATACCGTATTTTACTCCATTTTCCCTCTTCAAATGTCTAAGAATGTTgatatttaaattttttctcattcttcatcttccacAAGAAATGGTTACTAACGTTGAATTGCTTTGTAACTAATTGCATTCCTTCTTCAGACTTTTGGTAAGAAGAAATCAGCTACTGCTGTTGCCCATGTCAAGGCCGGTAAGGGTTTAATTAAGGTTAATGGTTCTCCAATCACTTTGGTTGAACCAGAAATCTTAAGATTCAAGGTCTACGAACCATTGTTGTTGGTTGGTTTGGACAAATTCTCCAATATCGATATCAGAGTTAGAGTCACTGGTGGTGGTCACGTTTCCCAAGTTTACGCCATCAGACAAGCTATCGCTAAAGGTTTAGTTGCTTACCATCAAAAGTATGTCGATGAACAATCCAAGAAcgaattgaagaaggcCTTCACTTCTTACGACAGAACCTTGTTGATTGCTGATTCTAGAAGACCAGAACCAAAGAAATTCGGTGGTAAGGGTGCCCGTTCCAGATTCCAAAAATCTTACCGTTAAGAAATTGTGGGGATTATTTTTCgctcttttcattttcttataATTGTATACCATCAATAAACACAACAACCTTTAATTTACGTAAAAATTATATTATGGTTTCTATATAACTTTCGCAATCTATACGCTTAGGTGAGTGATCGAGCTTGGCCCATTATGCTTGAGACCCATACATCCTAAAAGAAGCTTGACACACGTCAAAATCGACCAAAAACGGGTAAACGTCAACAAACGGAATTTCTTGACGCGAAATTGGGTTGTTTATGATGCTAGTAATATGTGGGATATGATATCGTGTATCtgtttttttaataaaaattaTAAGAAAGAAGGCATTCGAGACTGGCATATAGGGCTAGGCGTGGTATTTCAAGTGTACTAACGCTATCAAAAATTGCCTAGGCTGTCcgtattttcattttatttcatAATAACGAAATTAACAAGTCATATGgcaatggaagaaaataaactgaGCGGGAATAAACCGATTCAACTAGCTTCCTGGTCGAACCAAACGGGGTCTCCAGAAAACAATGGTAGTGATGTACAAAGTGTTATTCAAAAAGCTTTGAACCTGATCCGACAATTAAACAATAATGGGCTGATGAGCCCGATGGAAGAAGACCATTCGCAGCCTTCATCTTCACAGGAGACACTTAGTGTCGATAGAGAGATTAATGAACAAAGCCGTTTGCGTCTTATCCAAACAAAAGGTAATAATTTACAGAAGGAAGTAGACACATATTCTGGCCTGGTGGATCCTGTGTACGCCAGAGAGAATATGCTAACCGTTTTGCAATCATTAGTCTCGCATCTGAATCAAGCTGTCAGCCAAATACAACAGTTAAAATTTAAGAATATGATCCTTACTTCaaacgaaaataatatacaaTCAAGGCATGAAGTGGAAGATAATCTCCAGAGACaacaatttgaaagaatgaaaTGTCAATTTTTATTGGAACGTCAAAGTTTAAAGAACCAGTTACGAAAGcgagaaaataaaattgttAAATATAAGCAGAAGATCATTGAGAAGAATAAGAAATTAAACAATCTTGCGAAGGTTCTTAACCAACATGCTATATCAGATACCTCTCAAATAGATAGTTTTAGTAGCTCCGCAAAGAAAACGCCTTCGTCGACCACAACGCCCCAAGAAACGAAGTCGGACATGCTGAACACTTTAGGAATATTGGCCACACACGTCttaaaagatgaaattgatgatgattcCGGAAATCAAACGATTTTACAACTGGCTGCAGGGAGTATAAGCAACGATTGTAACACTACGGAGTTAGAAATTACGTGCAGTCCCGAAATGGGGAAGACTGTTCCACACAATCGACCAAATACTAAAGTTGAGTTAGTTCAGAGTCCACATGGGAATAGGACCCTCCAATTGCCCAAGATGAAAAGTTTTAGTACTATAGATGGAAGCATTAAAGATATTAAGTGACTAAAGAACAGAAGAGCGTTTATTCTTAAAGGCAGAGATGTAAAAGGTCAATACCCGCCATTTTTTAGTTCATACTAGTCGATATTATTAACATTATATTacatatttttatttctcttaAAAATTAATCAGTTGATGATGGTTTATCTAAATATTGTTTTCTCCGGCTGGCATCCGTTATATTATCTCATCTCATTCATCTTCTCTATTTTTAGAACATATTTCCAGTCTTAGGCAACAAATGATAAATTATGATTATGTACATAAAAACAATATTAATCgcattagaaaaaaaaggacGAAGCCTGTGCTAAAgtatcaataaaaaaaagaaataatatgAAAGACAAAACAAACtaactggaaaaaaaaatgtaataaaataaaaataaaataaaacaaactgatcatcattcaaaaaatgttatttttttttcatttatttctaCTAGATAGATGAATCTCTACCcaagaaataaactttAGCCCAATCCATAGCGACAAGGACTCTATTTCTAAAGGACAAACACATTGCTAGATAAGCAGATTTCCAGAATAGGAAAGTGAATGAGCCAGCTAACCTATATTTGGCTTCACCAACGGCAAGATCAGCGATGGCTTTATCTGAACCAATGTAAGCTAGGGCACCCTTATGGTtatatttgaaatcttCAACTTGTGACTGAATTTTGACAATCTGGTTCTTTAATCTGGCGGCTTCCGAGTCATCTTTAGAATGAGTCATTTTCCAATCCAATTGATCGATTTTATAAgctttcttgaaatattgaGCCAAGTATTCACCTTCTTGGTGGGCCACTTGTGCGGTAGGGAACAAACCAGGGTGGAAAGTACAATCACCAATGGCGAAAATAGAGCCTTTAGCACCCAGCAATTGAAGTTTGTTATCTATCAACAAACCACGTCTTGAATCCTGTTCCTCTAATTTAGACATTAAGTTTTTGGAGACTTCCCTTGGCGCATTACCTGTGGCCCAAACTAACACACCATACGGTATACTTTCAATATCGCCATCACCAGTTTTGGCGGTTATAGTGGTAGCGTCAACTTTCTTAACCATTGTTTTCAATCTTAAATCaatcttttcctctttgaATAAATCTTGAGCATAGTCAACGAGATACTTGTCAAACATGTTCAAAATGTTTGGCAAAGCCTCCACCAAAGTGactttaatttctttactCAATTCGGGCATCCATTTTCTCAAGTCCTGGTCAACGTAATCTCTTAATTCAGCGGCAAATTCAACACCAGTGGGCCCACCACCAACGACAACAAAACTCAACAATCTCGCCCTTTCAGGATCTTTTGGAGACAGAGAGGcagctttttcaatactGGACATGATTTTTAATCTGATTTCTTGAGCGTCGGAAATTtccttcaagaaagaagaatattcGTAAACACCTGGGGTACCGAAAGTGTTTGGCTGAGCACCCACACCGACAACTAGGTAGTCGTATTTCAAATCCAAGTCGTAATCATTATTCTTGGCAGATGATTTGACCTTgattgttttgttttcagGATCAACGTCATATGCTTCAGCTTCGTAATAATGGACTTCACCATGCGATCTTCTAGCAATAGTTCTGACAGGTTCGACAATGGATTTCAATTCAATGGTACCCACTGGGGTAGATGGCAATAACGGAgtgaagagaaaataattCCTTGGagaaacaacaacaacattATACAACGTAGtatccaaatttttcaaaagcgACACAGACCCCCAACCAGAGCCCAGAATTACCAACGTCTTTCTCTTCGATCCGTTGGGAAAAGTATCCGATTGAGGAACTTGTGTAGAAGGATTAGCTTCCCTGTAAAGTGAGTAGGAAACATAAGCCGTACCCGCCAGAGCAGAATACAATAAAGCCTTCAAAGTAAACTTCCCAGTTCTCTTGAAAAAGGACTGCTTCGCAACAACACTGGTAGTGGGCGCCACTTTTTGCAAAATCACTTTCTTGTCCTGTAGCAAATTTCTTGCTGCATGGAACGATCTATTTTTGGCACAGTTCGCAAGGCCTGGCTTGCTCTGTAGACTAAACCTGGGGGAATTAGCCCACAATGTTTTCATTAATGATTGTCTaatcattattattggttaattttttttatttgttctAATAACTCAATATTATGATGCTATGTGAAGAATATTAGtgtgaaaattttttttcctttttctctctttaATTGGTTTACcagaatatataataaaagaCAGTAGCTGCGTATAAATTTGGTCTAAATACTAAACAtgcaaaagaaataatgaagataaaaacAATCGGCACACTTATAGTTCTAGCCCAATAACACAAAAGCggaaaaaaccaaaaattaGAACAGGCCAATGAGCGTTGTCTTATATAACACAActtcttttatatatacaccCAAGAAGGGAGAGTGAAAATAGGAACAGCACATGCTTCGAGACAACGGAAAAGAACATAAGGAGCGATCCATGTATGCCAAAACTCTTCTCATTGCCGAGCCATGTATCGCCATCCCGATGGTGATAGTTGTGAATGCAAATACCGCTGAGACCAGAGCAATGCCATAGTAAGGACCAGGGCATCTCGAGCATCGTGGAGAAGATCCCTgtcgttttcctttttcagcTCAAAAACAAATGCGATCGACGGGATCGCGGCAACTTTTTATCGGCCGGAATGGTTGAGCTAGGGCGTCGCCGTGAGAGGCGGGGTAGAGTTAAAAttgtagtttttttttccgtaGTGCCGTGCTGCCATCACCGAGTCTCGGCATTGCGTATAATGAGGGTGAGTGCGAGGGTTATTTAGCAAGTTAGTTAAACCCGCCTATGCCCGGGAACTGCATACAGGGAAGATCTCCCAGAAGATTATCTCGAAGGGGAGGGGTATGTTTTTTCCCCTGGTGGTTGAAGTGACTTGCTATTAAAGTAATAAAAAGTCTAAAATTTATATGGGCCGGTCTGCCGTATCAAGGTATGTGAACTATCACAAAAGACGAAACGATA
This region includes:
- the NDE1 gene encoding NADH-ubiquinone reductase (H(+)-translocating) NDE1 (Mitochondrial external NADH dehydrogenase~similar to YMR145C); translation: MIRQSLMKTLWANSPRFSLQSKPGLANCAKNRSFHAARNLLQDKKVILQKVAPTTSVVAKQSFFKRTGKFTLKALLYSALAGTAYVSYSLYREANPSTQVPQSDTFPNGSKRKTLVILGSGWGSVSLLKNLDTTLYNVVVVSPRNYFLFTPLLPSTPVGTIELKSIVEPVRTIARRSHGEVHYYEAEAYDVDPENKTIKVKSSAKNNDYDLDLKYDYLVVGVGAQPNTFGTPGVYEYSSFLKEISDAQEIRLKIMSSIEKAASLSPKDPERARLLSFVVVGGGPTGVEFAAELRDYVDQDLRKWMPELSKEIKVTLVEALPNILNMFDKYLVDYAQDLFKEEKIDLRLKTMVKKVDATTITAKTGDGDIESIPYGVLVWATGNAPREVSKNLMSKLEEQDSRRGLLIDNKLQLLGAKGSIFAIGDCTFHPGLFPTAQVAHQEGEYLAQYFKKAYKIDQLDWKMTHSKDDSEAARLKNQIVKIQSQVEDFKYNHKGALAYIGSDKAIADLAVGEAKYRLAGSFTFLFWKSAYLAMCLSFRNRVLVAMDWAKVYFLGRDSSI